Part of the Trichoderma asperellum chromosome 1, complete sequence genome is shown below.
AGCCTGGGAATGGCCTTCTGAGCATTCTTGATGACCAGACGCGGCGCAACAGAACCGACATGCAGCTTTTGGAAAGCCTCCGCAAGCGCTTCGAGGGGAAAAACCCTGCCATCGAAGTTGGTTCCGCAACCGCTAAGCTACCGGGCAGCAACTTCCACACCGAGAATTTGACCGCAAGCTTCACCGTCAAGCATTTTGCCGGTGAGGTTGAGTACCCCGTCAGGGGCTTGATCGAAGAAAATGGCGAGATCATCTCCGCTGACCTCATGAACATGATGAATGGCACAAAATCCGACTTTGTTGCCAAGCTTTTTGGCCAGGAGGCTTTGCAAACCGTCACCCATCCGCAGGAGCGCACAACTGTGGTACAGGCCACCATTAGCTCGAAACCGATGCGAGCGCCTAGTGTCATGGTCCGGAAGGGCGCTCGTCCTAGGCTCAATGCTGCAGGCCGGCGCCAGACGCAAGATAACTTCGATCAGATGTCACAGGACAGCGATTCGCGGGAACCCAAGCGCGGAGCGCCCAAGGGAGGATCAGAACAAGGTGCATCTGGCCAGTTTCTGTCGTCTCTTGAGAATGTGCAAAAGGCTGTCACAGACCCCGGTACCAATGcttacttcttcttctgtctcaAACCCAATGACCGACGAATCGCCAACCAGTTCGACAGCAAGTGTGTACGGACGCAAGTCCAGACATTTGGTATTGCCGAAATCAGCCAGCGGCTGCGCTCTGCTGATTTTAGCTTGTTCGTGCCTTTTGGCGAGTTTTTGGGTATGGCAAATAGTGAAGCCCTCCTGGTGGGTAGCGAGCGCGAACGAGCTGAAGCGGCCATTGACGAAAGACAATGGCCTCGCAATGAAGTCTCGGTTGGCGCCACAGGTGTGTTTTTGAGCGAGCGTTGCTGGCTGGAGGTTGCCCAACTGTCTTTTCCCAGCGGAGCATCAGGTCGTGGTGCCATGTCCGCATTTGACAGCGAAGGAGGCGATGGTCTCACCCCCGGCGACCATCATGCCTTTGGCGCCTCCAAAGAGCGGCTCTTGTCTGCTGGCCAAACGCCTCTCGGCTATGGCGAGAAAGGCCGGAGCGGATACTTCGCTGACGATGCCCGTTCTGAGGCGGGCGCCTCAGCATTTGGTACTGGAGATATGTTCAAGAATCATGACACTCGCGCGCAGATGGCTGAGAGAGGCAACGAGAAATCTATGGTCGAGGTTGAAGAGTACAAGGATAGCCCCAGCCGTAAGCGTTGGCTATTCGTCGTATACGCCCTCACTTGGTTCATCCCTGATTTCCTCATTAGGCTGATAGGCCGGATGCCTCGAAAAGATATACGTATCGCCTGGCGGGAAAAGTTTGCCATTAACTTGTTGATTTGGTTCTCTTGTCTTGTCGCCGTCTTCTTTACTGCCATCTTCCCCATTCTCATCTGCCCAACTCAGCATGTATACAGTGCCGCAGAACTTTCTGCATACAATGGGAAGGCTCATAGCAACGGCGCGTATACTGCCATTCGTGGCATTGTCATTGATTTAGGCGCATTTATTCCATCTCACTATCCCCAATCGTTGATAAAGCAGCAGACTCTTGAGAGTTACGCTGGCATGGACATTACTTCTCTATTCCCCGTCCAAGTCAGTGCACTCTGCGATGCCGTTGGTGGCCCGGTCGATAAGGCGGTGACTCTTGATTATAAAACGACAAACTTCACCGGATCGCCTGCTCTTATTAGCAACACTGACGCAAACGCCAAGTTCCATGATTTCCGTTACTTCACCAATGTTAGCCAGCCTGACTGGTTCTATGAGCAAATGTATTACCTCAAATCCAACTTTAAGAAGGGTAACATTGGTTATACCGCTAAATACGTGTCGACACTGGGCAAGAAATCGCAGAACATTGTAATCTTGGACAGTAAAGTCTATGACATGACTACTTATCTCACTGGAGGCCGCCACCTACGAGCTCCGCCGGGTGAGAAACCCCCAACAAACCAGTCTCTTACTGATTTTATGGACTCGTCAGTCACGGCCCTTTTTCAGTACAACCCTGGTCAAGATATCACGCAACACTGGAATGCTCTCAAGCTCGACGCCACCGGTAAGGCTCGGATGAAGCGTTGTTTGGACAATTTGTTTTATGTCGGCGATGTCGACACCAGAAACTCTGTTAAATGTCAATTTGCCGAATATCTGGTTCTCGCCATTTCAATCATGCTTGCCTCTGTCATTGGATTCAAATTCTTCGCAGCTTTACAATTCGGTGGCAAAAACTTGCCTGAAGGTCTCGACAAATTCATCATGTGCCAGATCCCCGCGTATACGGAAGACGAAGAATCCCTACGCCGTGCCATTGACTCTGCTGCTAGGATGCGATATGATGATAAACGTAAATTGCTGGTTATTATTTGTGATGGTATGATTATCGGTCAGGGCAACGACAGACCAACTCCCAGGATTGTCCTCGATATTCTTGGCGTGTCTGAATCTGTCGACCCCGAGCCTCTAAGCTTCGAGTCGCTAGGCGAAGGTCTGAAACAGCACAACATGGGCAAAGTATACTCCGGTCTCTATGAAGTGCAAGGCCACATCGTACCATTCTTGGTCATTGTGAAGATCGGCAAGCCCTCCGAGGTTTCGCGTCCTGGCAACCGTGGCAAGAGAGACTCTCAGATGGTGTTGATGCGCTTCCTGAACAGAGTCCATTACAACCTTCCCATGAGCCCtatggagctggagatgtATCACCAAATTCGCAATATCATTGGCGTCAACCCAGCATTTTACGAGTTCATGTTCCAAATCGATGCCGATACCGTTGTCGCCCCAGACTCCGCCACCCGTATGGTTGCCGCTCTCATCAACGACACGAGCACCATTGCTGTGTGCGGCGAGACGGCCCTGACTAATGCTAAGGGGTCGTTCATCACCATGATCCAGGTTTACGAGTACTACATTTCCCACAACCTTGCCAAGGCCTTTGAGAGTTTATTCGGCTCTGTCACTTGTTTGCCTGGTTGTTTCTCAATGTACCGTATTCGTGCTGCTGAGACGAATAAACCACTCTTTGTCAGCCGTGAAGTTGTTGAGGCTTACTCTACCATTCGAGTCGATACGCTGCACATGAAGAACTTGCTGCACCTGGGTGAAGATCGTTTCTTGACCACTTTGCTGCTCAAGTTCCACTCAAAGTACAAGACCAAGTATATCTTCACTGCTCACGCCTGGACCATCGCTCCTGACTCTTGGGCTGTTTTCCTTTCTCAGCGACGTCGATGGATCAATTCCACCGTGCACAATCTGATTGAGCTTATGCCTATGCAACAACTTTGTGGTTTCTGCTGTTTCAGTATGCGCTTTGTCGTCTTTATTGATTTGCTCAGTACCATTGTTGCGCCAGTGACTGTAGCTTATATCGTTTACTTGATTGTTCGGATTGTTCAGCATCCAAGCACGGTGCCCATCACCGCCTTTATTCTTTTGGGTGCCATTTACGGTTTACAGGctatcatcttcattctGCGTCGCAAGTGGGAAATGGTTGGCTGGATGATTATTTACATCCTTGCAATTCCCGTTTTCAGTCTTGGTCTGCCCCTGTATGCCTTCTGGCACATGGATGACTTCGCCTGGGGTAACACGCGTGTCGTTGCTGGTGAAGACGGTAAGAAGGTGGTTATTTCGGATGAAGGCAAGTTTGATCCTGCATCTATTCCCAAAAAGAAGTGGGAAGAGTACCAAGCCGAGCTTTGGGAGACTCAGACTTCGCGTGATGATACGCACTCGGAAATTTCCGGCTTCAGCTATGGCACCAAAGCTCACGGTGGTGCCATGTCTGAATATGCTTATCCCAGTCGGCCTGCCTCCACAACGGGCTTCATGCAGACTGCCCCTCACATGCAGCCATATGAAGCCCGCAACATGTCCCGCATGTCTATGGCTCCTTCAGAGATGAACCGAATGAGCCAATATGGCGGTTCCCAGTTCTTCTCTCCAGAGGATATGGTCGGGCTGCCCAGTGACGATGCTATCTTGGGCGAGATCCGAGATATCCTGAAGACTGCGGATCTGATGACAGTGACCAAGAAGGGTGTGAAGCAAGAGCTGGAACGCCGTTTTGATGTTCCTCTTGATGCTAAGAGAGCCTATATTAATAGTGGTATGTTTATGCTCAAATCTCCCAAACCACCATTCATATCCTTGCCTgaatgatgacgatggctaacaacttttttttttttaaagctaccGAGGCTCTTCTTTCTGGCCAACTTTAAGGTACTCTCTTATGTGCCAAGTCGCCATGCATTATACGCCACTTTAATTTGACGATTTACTCGGACCCCAGTGGGGACCCACTGTTTTTCTTGGATATTTGATAGAGTTTTTTGCTATATGTTTGGTTTCTGGTGTATCTCACGAACTCTTTTGGATTTATTTTGGCAATGTTCTGCGGATCCAGGCTATTCATAATGGCCTTCCTCATTTTGGCATATTTACTCATCTACGCATCTTTACatctattaatatttcttcaCGGATTCAAACAAAAAatcgagaaaaaaaaagaaaggaaggaaggataaaaaggaaacaatAGCAAGCGACTACCATACAGCGTCAAGAGTGTTGCAAGCGTTGCATTCAGTGGCGTTGATTATGTTAGCGAAGCGAAGCggaagattaaaaaaagcgTTGAGCGGATTGGAATTCcacctcttctttttatttctgtAGCTTTTCTTCAATGGACCTTGAAGGGAACGAGAAGGGGCtttgtatgtacatgtatgatGAACTCTTGAATTGATCGAGTGGTCCTTATCTCTACATTTACTCTATATGGCTGTGAAATGTCTGTTGTGTAGTGATGATACAATACTTAGGATGTAGCCAAGGTAAGCGCGCAGGTGATAAATTGGTAATAGTATTCATGATGTATCTACGCTCAAGAAGGCTTGTATCAACCTTGACCCATATATATCCGGGTATCTATTATTACATGATAAAAATGAACGGGAAACCCCTTTATATACCCTCGCTACTGCAATTGCATATCTCCAAGAAGCTTTTCCACCCCGTTTTTGCTCCACGTCTTGACTCTCGCCTGATCACAAGTCTTCCACGCCCGACTCATGAGCGCCTTGTAAAGCTCTGTATCTTCAGGAACGCCACACGCTACTCTTTGCGCGTCTAGCCAGGCGAGCAGTCCGAATCTAGTGATTAGCGTCGTGCTGCCAGAGTCGATGCAAGTGGCCCGGTAGATGATTCTGAGGATCCTGGTACGGAGGTTGGCGCGGAGATATGGGTTGCTTCCCAGGGCGAGAATCTTTTCGAACCAACGCTTCTTGTGGAAGATGCTCAAGTCAAAGGGAGTCTTGAGAGCATCGAGGATGTAGGTTAAGAACCAGGCAATTTCGGTGTAGTACTTGTCGTCCTCTGAAGGTTCTCCATGAAGAATATCGTGAGCTAGAGGGAGCTTCTCTGGCGACCAGACAGGGCTTCGAGTCAAGAAGCTGTTGATCTTGGGATAGAGCGGATGTAGAGGGTTCTTCAAGACGTCCAGAGcatggatggagaaggctATAAATGCTGACGGAATCGGACCGCTATCAACCTGTGGCCGCGACGACTCTGCCAGCTCGGACAGGAGCAGCCAgaattgcttcttctcttcatatGACGACTCATCGATTTTAGCGGCCATCTTGAGAATATTTGTAAGTGCCTCTTTGCGGATATTGGTGTGTTCTGAGGCGAGGAGGCGAATCAAGTTTGCAATCAAACCATCTTCGACCAGATCTTCGACACCTTTGGCGTGCCATCTGAGGAGCACCGCTGTATCCTCTGGACTTGAAAACGGAATATGTAACGCCTCTTCTAGCTTTCCTTCATCCATTGTCGTCTGCTTCTCTCCATTATTTTGATCCTCTccttcctcgtcatccttTTCATCTTCCTGGCTGCCACTGGTTATGGATTTTGGTATTTTTCGTTTCCCTAAACCTGCCAGCTTCACCGAGCGTGACGCAAAAGACTCCTCGATTTTGCTGTAGACACGTTTAAGCGCATCGCttccctttttcttgtaCAATGCGCTGAAGTATAGGGATATGAAATTGGATAGCGCAGAGAGCCCCTGAGCGTCAGTGGACTCCATGATAAAAGGAAGCTGTTCTGCTATGGCAACAGTAAGTAAATTGAAGCTGCGGTCATCAGCCGTTGCTTGTACGTCGACGTTATCATCGGTGAGATAGTTTTGGAGTACATCGAGATACTTGATTGGCGAAGTGGCGCAGCGGCTAAGGCAGTTATCCAAGAATGGCCAGACTTTCTCCATTTCTTCCGAGCTAATCTCATCCATACTCATCGTAAGGGCTTGAAGGAAAGGTTTCAATCTGGTAGCCGCGGAAACAAGCTGATTTTCCACCGCAACGTCTGCAAGGACCTTTTTAAGCTGATGAAGTGGTGCTGCTCGATCACTGCTGGAAAGTAGTTTAAGAAGCGCGGTGAAGGGTGAACAAGGGCCTTCGCCGCTGATAATCTCAATCCTAGAGAACCATCTCATGCCAGGAGAGTAGCCAGCAATCGACACCAAgttctccagctccatctcGCGGAATCCATCGTGCTGGTGATCGGAACTTTCATCTTGTAAGCTTCGTAGGACGCTAACGAAGAAAGGCGAGACGTCAAAGTTTGCAGCCAGTGCAACTTGCGGAATAATCTCATAATACAAGAGAAGCAGCCTGCTGGCCATAGTTTTGTGCAATGCATTCTCACTAGCAATGCTTTTATAACTTCGTACAATCTCTTTCATGTCTGGGATGCGCCTGCAGAAGGCATCAATCAATCTTCGGGCTGCTTCAGACCACTGGGCATCTGTTGCTCGAAAGGCGTCTTCATGCAGTTTGATGGCTACTGAAAGTTTCTCCAGCGCTTCGATCAGCATTCTTGTCGCAAAGAATGACGTCAAGTTTGAATTTGGCGAGAGGCAGCGAATTATGACTTTTTGATTTAGCGGAAGCGGCAAGATGTTATCCAAAAGAATCTGAGTAGGTGGAGGACCGCGAGAAAAGCGCGTTTTGTCGCCAAATGAGGGGGGGAGCGGGATCCTCATTGTATCGAATAGGAATGATGCATACCCAATCCAAGTCATTGTTAATTTCGGTTCAAAAGTGAAGGATTGGTTGTTGAGAAAGTAGTTTGCTATTAATTCCGGAGCGGCCTCAAACATTGCTGTCAGCAGCTCGCTGTGCTTCATGCTGGACCAGGGACGCAATTTTGCAGCAAATTCAGACAAGACAAAATTGTAAACAGGGACTCCATCACGGTATGTATCATCCTTGCCTACAATTCCGTGTGCTGAGCTTTTCTGCTTGGCAAGCTGGACTGAGAACTCCTCATCCGTCTCCTTGGGGTAGAGACCTGTAGATGGGTATAAAATACCCGCGCCCGGCTGCGTACAGACATACATAAGGAACTGGTGAGCTTTCTCGGTTACTCGATCAACCTCGCTCTCTGCCTCTGAGCTATTGGTATAGGTATACAGAGCAAGAATTCGCATCAGGGTCTTGGTGTTGAAGCATTTGAACTTGATGTCTCGTGAAATCTTGCTGTCTGCTAGAATGTGAGTCTTTAAGGTGTCCAAGATCTCCAAGACAAGAGCCGGAGGGTCGCTCTTGATCATGAATGTTAAATGCGACAACAATTCTTTCTGAGAGAGGAGCTCTTTTCGGCCATCGGAGTGTAGGTACCTGAGGCAGCTCAAGAAAAAACGAACAGCGTTTGTTCTCACTGATGCTTTCCCAGAGTCTCCTTGACTGTCGCCAGCAACGCCAATCTCTAAGTTTCTTCCCAGAGACGCGAAAGTATACGTTCTGGCACGGACTATCTTCCTTGCATAGGCACCTCCGTCTAGGCTCACAGCTTCCCGAAGTAGGCGCAAAGTCGgagatataataaagcttttcgTTTTGTCCGAGGATAAATTTTTCGAAATTGACTTGAGTTGGCGATCTTGGACAAGCGACTGGCAGATACCAAGTCCATGCTTGACCAAGTCTAATGAATCGGAGACGATATTTAGCACAAGCGCTAAGACAACAGCCGCAGAGGACATGACGCCGCCTTCATTCACTTGGGCAGCAAACGACCACATCTCCATGATGTCCCCCAGGAAAACAGCATCGTCGCCCTCGTGCCGCGGCTTCACTAGTTCGAGATACTCCCGTAGAATACCAAGGTTCGTAGATCGATCGCCATCGCCGGAGATAATTTTGTCAAGGAGCCTTTTGAAGGATTGAAGACCTAATCAACGATATTTAGCTTCATGAAAGCCCAGCATTGATATGTACTTTGTAGAATCGGCCTTCAGCTCACCATGTCTTGCTCGGCGCATGTCTTGGTCGAAGGCGAGtaggcgctggagctgctcccCAGTGTTTACATCCTCGCCAGTGGGAACATCGTGTGTGATTTTCTGGCGCTTCCGGAAAGCGGCAGCTCCGTCAGCGTCCACGGATGTTCGTTTCCCCATCTTGAATGGCCCTCTGCGGATTCGTCCAACGTCAACTGCAGAGTATCTCCATTTGCTAGAAGTCTCAGATATTTTGGGATACTGCCAGGATTTACCGCCTCGCTTTCTTCCAGGATAGGCAAGCCTAGCAAGCTTATCTCATGCTTCTAACGATATCGGCTACACTGCGGATATACTCGTCCAGAACAGACGCATCTCCACACACAGCCCTGCTACACACATTGGCACTTCGCACTCGGGCACTACAATCTCACCCATGCACTGGCACTCCAACAGCGTCTCCACCCGCGAGCTATAAAAAACCAGAGAGAACAGGGCACTTACAGGGCACTTACACTGATAGCATAGGTGCGCTTCCTCCGGAAAGTGTGGAAGAAACTGAGACATGCAT
Proteins encoded:
- a CDS encoding uncharacterized protein (CAZy:GT2_Chitin_synth~TransMembrane:6 (o880-899i919-939o1193-1212i1582-1605o1617-1636i1643-1666o)), with product MSLPLSAAGNGGAHTQHSLPALPAHLQSDTQITAHLASRFHVNLPTTNLSSYGVVALNTYTSSTKGPDGGREGSAMAAAEDVADRAWLRLGNRSENQAIVFLGESGSGKSTNRNHTVTALLKKSSTPLSTKTSHAVYIFDSLTTTKTATTPNASRAGLFLELQYDTSASTNPTLIGGKLLDHRLERSRITDVPTGERNYHALYYLVAGTSDAEKSHLGFDNENGSKRWKFLGHPTQLKVGINDADGFQLFKTAMRKLEFTKNDIAETCQLLATVLHIGQLEFETTNNTSVTGDDSGGFSHEGSNAVTAVKNKEVLVIIAAFLGVSAADLQTTLGYKTKVIHKERVTVMLDPNGARAHANELARTLYALLVAWIVESMNQRLCAPEESIANTVSIVDFPGFAQQAATGSALDQLLTNAATEAIYNMTLHNFFDRKAEMFETEEVTVSATSYFDNTDAVKGLLKPGNGLLSILDDQTRRNRTDMQLLESLRKRFEGKNPAIEVGSATAKLPGSNFHTENLTASFTVKHFAGEVEYPVRGLIEENGEIISADLMNMMNGTKSDFVAKLFGQEALQTVTHPQERTTVVQATISSKPMRAPSVMVRKGARPRLNAAGRRQTQDNFDQMSQDSDSREPKRGAPKGGSEQGASGQFLSSLENVQKAVTDPGTNAYFFFCLKPNDRRIANQFDSKCVRTQVQTFGIAEISQRLRSADFSLFVPFGEFLGMANSEALLVGSERERAEAAIDERQWPRNEVSVGATGVFLSERCWLEVAQLSFPSGASGRGAMSAFDSEGGDGLTPGDHHAFGASKERLLSAGQTPLGYGEKGRSGYFADDARSEAGASAFGTGDMFKNHDTRAQMAERGNEKSMVEVEEYKDSPSRKRWLFVVYALTWFIPDFLIRLIGRMPRKDIRIAWREKFAINLLIWFSCLVAVFFTAIFPILICPTQHVYSAAELSAYNGKAHSNGAYTAIRGIVIDLGAFIPSHYPQSLIKQQTLESYAGMDITSLFPVQVSALCDAVGGPVDKAVTLDYKTTNFTGSPALISNTDANAKFHDFRYFTNVSQPDWFYEQMYYLKSNFKKGNIGYTAKYVSTLGKKSQNIVILDSKVYDMTTYLTGGRHLRAPPGEKPPTNQSLTDFMDSSVTALFQYNPGQDITQHWNALKLDATGKARMKRCLDNLFYVGDVDTRNSVKCQFAEYLVLAISIMLASVIGFKFFAALQFGGKNLPEGLDKFIMCQIPAYTEDEESLRRAIDSAARMRYDDKRKLLVIICDGMIIGQGNDRPTPRIVLDILGVSESVDPEPLSFESLGEGLKQHNMGKVYSGLYEVQGHIVPFLVIVKIGKPSEVSRPGNRGKRDSQMVLMRFLNRVHYNLPMSPMELEMYHQIRNIIGVNPAFYEFMFQIDADTVVAPDSATRMVAALINDTSTIAVCGETALTNAKGSFITMIQVYEYYISHNLAKAFESLFGSVTCLPGCFSMYRIRAAETNKPLFVSREVVEAYSTIRVDTLHMKNLLHLGEDRFLTTLLLKFHSKYKTKYIFTAHAWTIAPDSWAVFLSQRRRWINSTVHNLIELMPMQQLCGFCCFSMRFVVFIDLLSTIVAPVTVAYIVYLIVRIVQHPSTVPITAFILLGAIYGLQAIIFILRRKWEMVGWMIIYILAIPVFSLGLPLYAFWHMDDFAWGNTRVVAGEDGKKVVISDEGKFDPASIPKKKWEEYQAELWETQTSRDDTHSEISGFSYGTKAHGGAMSEYAYPSRPASTTGFMQTAPHMQPYEARNMSRMSMAPSEMNRMSQYGGSQFFSPEDMVGLPSDDAILGEIRDILKTADLMTVTKKGVKQELERRFDVPLDAKRAYINSATEALLSGQL
- a CDS encoding uncharacterized protein (BUSCO:EOG092D01WH); the protein is MGKRTSVDADGAAAFRKRQKITHDVPTGEDVNTGEQLQRLLAFDQDMRRARHGLQSFKRLLDKIISGDGDRSTNLGILREYLELVKPRHEGDDAVFLGDIMEMWSFAAQVNEGGVMSSAAVVLALVLNIVSDSLDLVKHGLGICQSLVQDRQLKSISKNLSSDKTKSFIISPTLRLLREAVSLDGGAYARKIVRARTYTFASLGRNLEIGVAGDSQGDSGKASVRTNAVRFFLSCLRYLHSDGRKELLSQKELLSHLTFMIKSDPPALVLEILDTLKTHILADSKISRDIKFKCFNTKTLMRILALYTYTNSSEAESEVDRVTEKAHQFLMYVCTQPGAGILYPSTGLYPKETDEEFSVQLAKQKSSAHGIVGKDDTYRDGVPVYNFVLSEFAAKLRPWSSMKHSELLTAMFEAAPELIANYFLNNQSFTFEPKLTMTWIGYASFLFDTMRIPLPPSFGDKTRFSRGPPPTQILLDNILPLPLNQKVIIRCLSPNSNLTSFFATRMLIEALEKLSVAIKLHEDAFRATDAQWSEAARRLIDAFCRRIPDMKEIVRSYKSIASENALHKTMASRLLLLYYEIIPQVALAANFDVSPFFVSVLRSLQDESSDHQHDGFREMELENLVSIAGYSPGMRWFSRIEIISGEGPCSPFTALLKLLSSSDRAAPLHQLKKVLADVAVENQLVSAATRLKPFLQALTMSMDEISSEEMEKVWPFLDNCLSRCATSPIKYLDVLQNYLTDDNVDVQATADDRSFNLLTVAIAEQLPFIMESTDAQGLSALSNFISLYFSALYKKKGSDALKRVYSKIEESFASRSVKLAGLGKRKIPKSITSGSQEDEKDDEEGEDQNNGEKQTTMDEGKLEEALHIPFSSPEDTAVLLRWHAKGVEDLVEDGLIANLIRLLASEHTNIRKEALTNILKMAAKIDESSYEEKKQFWLLLSELAESSRPQVDSGPIPSAFIAFSIHALDVLKNPLHPLYPKINSFLTRSPVWSPEKLPLAHDILHGEPSEDDKYYTEIAWFLTYILDALKTPFDLSIFHKKRWFEKILALGSNPYLRANLRTRILRIIYRATCIDSGSTTLITRFGLLAWLDAQRVACGVPEDTELYKALMSRAWKTCDQARVKTWSKNGVEKLLGDMQLQ